A genomic stretch from Sulfobacillus thermosulfidooxidans includes:
- a CDS encoding 6-phospho-beta-glucosidase has translation MKSGIRIAVIGGGSSYTPELISGLLDVDDLAIEQVTLVDIPEGRDKMEIIRTFCQRLIDHSNKKFILQATCNRHQALADADFVLSQFRVGGLTARARDESIPLKYGAIGQETVGAGGFANALRTIPVALELARELEEINPQAWLINFTNPSGMITEALLRYQGIRTIGLCNVPITIERTIARALNVAPEAISLDFLGLNHLSFARHVYVHGKDITPGVIEFLKNMSNDAVKSTMANIPEETWAPYILDAVPMIPNPYLQYYWNTDVMLKKQLADIENGKGTRAIQVMAIEAELFKQYQNPQQITLPDMLMQRGGAYYSTVAVMVIESLALNKRREMIVNVKNDQALDALGADSVVEVPAIIDGRGARAITMEPIPLEVKGLIQQVKAYEQLTIEAAVEGHRGKALAALLTNPLVPSSEIAHKILEDILRENAAYLPQFAS, from the coding sequence ATGAAATCAGGAATTCGAATCGCTGTTATAGGCGGGGGCAGTTCATATACCCCGGAACTTATTTCTGGTCTTCTGGATGTCGATGATTTAGCGATTGAGCAGGTGACGTTGGTCGACATTCCCGAAGGCCGCGACAAAATGGAAATAATCCGGACGTTTTGTCAACGACTTATCGATCATAGCAATAAAAAATTTATTCTTCAAGCTACATGTAACCGCCATCAAGCGCTGGCCGACGCCGACTTTGTGTTGAGCCAATTTCGTGTGGGGGGATTAACGGCGCGGGCCCGTGATGAAAGTATTCCGCTCAAATATGGTGCGATCGGTCAAGAAACCGTGGGCGCGGGCGGTTTTGCTAATGCGCTGCGGACGATTCCCGTTGCCCTGGAATTGGCCCGGGAACTCGAAGAGATTAATCCCCAGGCATGGTTAATTAATTTTACGAATCCTTCGGGCATGATTACCGAAGCCTTATTACGCTATCAAGGGATCCGGACTATCGGCCTGTGCAATGTGCCCATTACCATTGAACGAACTATTGCTCGAGCCCTTAATGTGGCACCAGAGGCCATTAGTTTAGATTTTTTGGGGCTCAATCATTTGTCCTTTGCCCGGCATGTCTATGTTCACGGGAAAGATATAACGCCTGGGGTTATAGAATTTTTAAAAAACATGTCTAATGATGCAGTGAAAAGTACCATGGCCAATATTCCTGAGGAAACCTGGGCTCCCTATATACTAGACGCTGTGCCGATGATTCCCAATCCCTACTTGCAGTACTATTGGAATACGGACGTGATGTTGAAAAAGCAGCTGGCCGATATCGAAAATGGCAAAGGTACTCGGGCCATTCAAGTGATGGCGATTGAGGCGGAATTGTTTAAACAATATCAAAATCCCCAGCAAATCACATTGCCCGATATGCTAATGCAGCGAGGAGGAGCCTACTACAGTACGGTGGCGGTCATGGTAATCGAATCCCTGGCACTCAATAAACGGCGCGAAATGATTGTTAATGTTAAAAATGATCAGGCACTAGATGCGTTAGGGGCTGATAGCGTTGTTGAGGTCCCGGCCATTATTGATGGGCGCGGGGCGCGTGCGATCACCATGGAGCCTATACCTTTGGAAGTGAAAGGGCTGATCCAACAAGTGAAAGCTTATGAACAACTGACGATTGAAGCGGCCGTAGAAGGTCACCGGGGAAAAGCTTTAGCCGCTTTATTAACCAATCCTTTAGTCCCTTCAAGTGAGATTGCGCATAAAATCTTGGAAGATATTTTGCGGGAGAACGCGGCGTATTTGCCGCAGTTTGCCTCATGA